The following proteins come from a genomic window of Gemmatimonadota bacterium:
- a CDS encoding phosphotransferase, protein DLWYKHIYHDPSTGRLTGIIDWGDVEITDPAKDFYGFWVYGESFLDEVLSHYDFGDANLKDRSFEHFWGIAISSWFSRPPGGRFFRRSTWQGRPTSEWPMGQVR, encoded by the coding sequence ACGACCTCTGGTACAAACACATCTATCATGATCCCTCGACCGGAAGACTTACTGGAATCATAGACTGGGGGGACGTCGAAATCACGGATCCCGCTAAAGATTTCTATGGGTTCTGGGTTTACGGAGAGTCATTTCTCGACGAGGTCCTGTCGCACTACGACTTCGGTGACGCGAATCTAAAGGACAGATCCTTTGAGCACTTTTGGGGAATCGCTATTAGTAGCTGGTTTAGCCGTCCCCCAGGCGGGCGATTCTTCAGGCGATCAACGTGGCAAGGTAGGCCGACCTCGGAATGGCCTATGGGGCAGGTGCGGTGA